In the Clostridium cellulovorans 743B genome, TAATAATATCATACTGTTAGAAGAATTACTAATTAATATAGAGTTCCTAAGTTGAATCTTTACTATTTTAAGAAGTTCTATTTTATATTGTGAATATCCAGAATAATTTTAGATATATAATTCTAATTGGGACATAGGTATATCATTATTAAAAGCTTTATCAAGGTACTATAGAGAAAAACATAGGCTCTGTCAAAGAGTAATGTTTTTTGGAGATGATGTTAATGACATTGAACTGATAAAAGAATGTGGTATAGGTGTAGCAATGGGAAATGCAATAGAAAAGGTGAAAAATGTTGCAAATTATAAGTAAGCTCAATATGTCTGAATAAAAAGAATATTAAAGTATCGAAAGGTTTAAAATAGTACATATTAAAAGAAACATATAAGTTTGAATTTTTATTAACATAACTATATAGTTTTAAGGGATTTACATAAGAAT is a window encoding:
- a CDS encoding HAD family hydrolase, encoding MSLLKALSRYYREKHRLCQRVMFFGDDVNDIELIKECGIGVAMGNAIEKVKNVANYK